The proteins below are encoded in one region of Clostridium sp. 'White wine YQ':
- a CDS encoding GH36-type glycosyl hydrolase domain-containing protein translates to MFYIYIILILFIAILGFYLFFKYKGNEENNLMEDVPSISVSQEDLEKHALEISQHFNLVTTRSNSRRKLLKSLDKSYRNIIQTYEFIDNEVKYKKEVVAAAEWMLDNLYLIEKEYKDIKYNMPNSYYKGLPVIKKGIMKGYPRIYHIAVELISHTDGRIYEDTIETFINAYQKNTILSMGELWALPIMIRIALIQNISKIAEKIAYAQKEKEKGELLAEELINAYNNNRLNDKLQELNDNTVYSSHFIEKFVKILRNNGIDSIELYEWLDSKLEIQQTTTDKIIIEEHQLQAAFQMSIGNSITSIREVGGIPWRDSFEKLSLVEGILKQDPIKIYTSMDFESRDNYRHMVEKIAKNKNVPEILIAKKAIECAKSSNDAEEYRKHIGYYLIDNGINELKYAINPKATMDRRFNEYVNKHKVKLYIGTIVILTTLLCFLILALVSNGDRNVSGIVYIIEFLALIIPCSEIVISIFNWSINRISTPRFMPKIEFKDGLPVECSTIVVIPTLLTSKSRAKELISDLEVYYLANREKNIYFALLGDFKDSLFKEELQDEEIIETALAETKKLNEKYSDSGEDIFYFFNRYRQFNENEGIWLGWERKRGKLMEFNALLRGNKNTSYNIVSGDIEKLKNVKYVITLDADTQLPRDIGKKLVGAMCHVLSKPYLDKEHKKVLRGYGLMQPRVSVGTMEANKTIFSKIFSGETGIDMYTSAISDVYQDIFGEGIFTGKGIYDIDVFNYMLKDEIPENKVLSHDLLEGSYVRAALLTDVELIDGYPAYYNSSSKRLHRWVRGDWQIISWITKKSPLNSLSRYKIFDNLRRSLLAPSIIMLVALSFLLFPFSDKGLVVALLALLCPVIFDVSEAVVSPVKGISLSGKISNCMTAIEQMFLIFCFLPYQAYLMIDAVIRTLYRLIISKRNLLEWQTAADVEAKLGRNPKSFIKSMWPGSLISLVILILSFGVSTQSGTLMIPSCLLWFISPIIAYFISKEIKPKENILEQEDVKLLRRFSRKTWAYFEDFVNDDNNWLAPDNFQEDPPKGVATRTSPTNMGMGLTANLVAYDLGYIGMLETVERLEKIIVSMEGLEQYKGHFYNWYDTVSKEPLFPRYVSTVDSGNLVGYLWLVSETLDEYRKSIMINVNKIQGLYDTFNLTNKEIEELTGIKELNNEDINDINQNEFDIITWKDMLNKFSNRVAEIEKLQDGRQLYWNSKAKKLIDGYSRELEELFPWVDMIYEDENDTSSIVQNLKNLLSQTPLYLINSEIEKIENDIERNMRNDSLEERQKDKIHKLKELLNESKENVYKFIDKISELKARIDKMAEDTNFTMLYHKNKHVFAIGYDIEKDSLSNSYYDLLASESRQASFVAIAKGDVEQEHWFNLSRAMTLIGNKKGLVSWSGTMFEYFMPLLILKNYPDTLLQETYNSVIYGQKGYCKDRNVPWGISESAFYTFDAALNYQYKAFGVPGIGLKRGLSNELVISPYSTIMALQIDLLDSINNMKRLINEGMDGKYGFYEALDYTKERVPKDLKKGIVKCFMVHHQGMSLMALNNVLNNNILQERFHRIPRVKATELLLQEKISKRIIYNRKHQFEPVEFNIEKQPIVIRKFNTANTQSPETNIISNGNYSVMLTNSGSGYSKCDELTVYRWREDLTLDNTGMFFYIKNLNSNEYWSAAYEPCKKEGDSYEVKFSLDKTEFKRKDGNLSTKYEIAVSQEDNAETRKISITNNSEHSRTIELTSYMEVTLAPYNADIVHPTFSNLFIRTEYVGEPACVIANRRPRAKGQKKPHVVQTVAVQGNLLGNIEYETSRANFIGRGNDVSRPFVMENGAPLTNTTGAVLDPIISMRVRLEIKAGETAKVAFTSALGNSREDAIELAKKYSQMFNVKRIFEMALTQTHLEMKYLDIKSTQGNLYQYMASKILFINQSLREREKYIKEIRKAQSSLWPYGISGDLPILLLILRNQKDLDLVRQLLKAHEYWSAKGLKVDLVILNLQNTVYTQPLQDGIRDMITSSHARDKENKPGGVFVHSKGTMSNDDVDFLIAIARLVIDAEKGSLMEQLKVKYRNNQEGKLLPVRSKSYNTKAFRFDERNLEYFNGYGGFDEEMDQYTIILKEHKNTPAPWINVISNGEFGFHISESGSSYTWYKNSRENKVTTWSNDPVTDPLEEALYLRDEETGQLWGITPKPMRDQGKYIIEHGFGYSRFKHEANGIIGEVTYFVPIDESVKLGIVKLKNNCDENRRLSLSYYAHMVLGVVPQQTAQYISTYLQDGKYIYAQNPYSEHFGRAYAYLTIAGGEETSYTGNRTEFFGRGGIIDRPKALKYEKFSNSVGSGYDPCLACNTKIEIKPEEELELVIILGQKENIENINKVVEQYSNIEASEAKLKEIKEYWEELLHRIQVKTPDKTMDILLNGWLMYQTISCRYWSRTAFYQSGGAIGFRDQLQDVMAIGFLNSEFTKEQILHSATRQFVEGDVQHWWHPVVNSGIRTRFSDDLLWLPYVTIDYIKNTGDYSILEEEAGYLEDEPLKEGEDERYKVTPESDKKGSIYEHCVRAIEIALKFGPHNIPLMGSGDWNDGMSTVGNEGRGESVWLGWFLYSILNDFKEISKYKDDNERAKRYEEMRDFIGENLEENAWDGGWYRRAYFDDGTPLGSIENDECQIDSLSQSWSVISGAGRESRVEEAMAALERYLVKENMGMVLLLTPAFNNSMLEPGYIKGYVPGVRENGGQYTHAATWVILAMTKLKYNYKAWRIFHMINPINHSKSYLECERYKVEPYVMTADIYATEGHEGRGGWSWYTGASGWMYRVGIDGILGLKLKEGKGFSIEPCIPDEWNGYEINYRKDGCTYHIQVKRGETKEIYLDGAPIKDNIIPYLDDGEHEVQVII, encoded by the coding sequence ATGTTCTATATTTATATAATTCTTATATTATTCATAGCCATACTTGGGTTTTATCTATTTTTTAAATATAAAGGCAATGAAGAAAATAATTTAATGGAGGATGTTCCATCTATAAGTGTAAGTCAAGAGGATTTAGAGAAACACGCATTAGAAATATCTCAACACTTTAATTTGGTAACAACTAGATCTAATTCTAGAAGAAAGCTATTAAAGAGCTTAGATAAAAGTTATAGGAATATTATCCAAACATATGAGTTTATAGATAATGAGGTGAAATATAAAAAAGAGGTTGTGGCAGCAGCAGAATGGATGCTCGATAACCTTTATTTAATTGAAAAAGAATATAAAGATATAAAATATAATATGCCTAATTCTTATTACAAAGGATTACCTGTAATAAAAAAAGGAATAATGAAAGGATATCCTAGGATATACCATATAGCAGTAGAGCTTATTTCTCATACAGACGGAAGAATATATGAAGATACAATAGAAACCTTTATAAATGCTTATCAGAAAAATACAATACTCTCAATGGGTGAGTTATGGGCACTACCAATTATGATTAGAATTGCCTTAATTCAAAATATAAGCAAAATTGCTGAAAAGATTGCTTATGCACAAAAAGAAAAGGAAAAGGGAGAATTATTAGCAGAGGAATTAATAAATGCTTATAACAATAACAGATTGAATGATAAGCTACAAGAATTAAATGATAATACAGTCTACAGCTCACATTTTATAGAGAAGTTTGTGAAAATTTTAAGAAATAATGGAATAGATAGCATTGAATTATATGAATGGTTAGATAGCAAGTTAGAAATTCAACAGACTACAACTGATAAAATAATAATTGAAGAACATCAGTTGCAGGCTGCTTTTCAAATGTCTATAGGAAACTCAATAACAAGTATAAGAGAAGTTGGAGGAATCCCATGGAGGGATTCATTTGAAAAGTTAAGTTTAGTAGAAGGAATATTAAAGCAAGATCCTATTAAAATATATACCTCTATGGATTTTGAATCTAGGGATAACTATAGGCATATGGTAGAAAAAATAGCTAAAAATAAGAATGTGCCAGAGATTCTTATTGCAAAAAAAGCTATTGAATGTGCAAAAAGCTCAAATGACGCAGAGGAATATAGAAAACATATAGGATATTATCTTATAGATAACGGAATAAACGAGTTAAAATACGCTATAAATCCAAAAGCTACAATGGATAGAAGGTTTAATGAATATGTAAATAAGCATAAAGTGAAATTGTATATTGGTACAATTGTCATACTTACGACTTTATTATGTTTTTTGATTCTAGCATTGGTTTCAAATGGTGATAGGAATGTATCAGGAATTGTTTATATAATAGAATTTCTAGCACTAATAATTCCTTGTAGTGAAATAGTAATCTCAATATTTAATTGGAGCATAAATAGAATATCTACTCCAAGATTTATGCCTAAAATTGAATTTAAGGATGGTCTACCAGTAGAATGTTCAACAATAGTTGTCATACCAACTCTATTAACAAGTAAATCAAGAGCAAAAGAATTAATTAGTGATCTTGAGGTTTACTATCTAGCCAATAGAGAGAAAAATATATATTTTGCATTATTGGGAGATTTTAAAGATAGTCTGTTTAAAGAAGAATTACAAGATGAAGAAATTATTGAAACAGCACTAGCAGAAACTAAAAAGCTTAATGAAAAATACTCCGATTCAGGTGAAGATATTTTCTATTTTTTCAATAGATATAGGCAATTTAATGAAAATGAAGGAATATGGTTAGGCTGGGAGAGAAAGCGTGGAAAGTTAATGGAGTTTAATGCTCTTTTAAGAGGAAACAAAAATACCAGCTATAACATAGTGAGCGGAGATATAGAAAAGCTTAAAAATGTAAAGTATGTAATAACCTTAGATGCAGATACTCAGTTACCACGAGATATTGGTAAAAAGTTAGTCGGGGCTATGTGCCATGTGCTTAGTAAACCGTATTTAGATAAGGAACATAAAAAGGTTTTAAGAGGATATGGACTTATGCAACCACGTGTCAGCGTAGGAACAATGGAAGCTAACAAAACTATATTTTCTAAAATATTTTCAGGTGAAACAGGAATAGATATGTATACGAGCGCAATATCAGATGTTTATCAAGATATATTTGGTGAAGGAATTTTTACTGGTAAGGGAATTTATGATATAGACGTATTTAATTATATGTTAAAGGATGAAATACCTGAAAATAAAGTTTTGAGCCACGACTTGTTAGAAGGATCATATGTTAGAGCAGCTTTGTTAACTGATGTAGAGCTGATTGATGGATATCCTGCATATTATAATTCTAGTTCGAAGAGATTACATAGGTGGGTAAGGGGAGATTGGCAAATAATTAGTTGGATAACCAAGAAATCACCATTAAATTCATTATCAAGATATAAGATATTTGATAATTTAAGAAGAAGCCTTTTGGCACCATCAATAATAATGTTAGTTGCACTATCATTTTTGTTATTTCCTTTCTCTGACAAAGGATTAGTCGTTGCATTATTGGCGCTTTTATGCCCTGTAATATTTGATGTATCAGAAGCGGTAGTTTCACCAGTTAAAGGAATAAGTTTGTCAGGAAAAATAAGTAATTGTATGACAGCTATTGAACAAATGTTTCTAATATTTTGTTTTTTGCCATATCAAGCTTATCTAATGATAGATGCAGTTATTAGAACTTTATATAGACTTATTATTAGTAAAAGAAATTTGTTAGAATGGCAAACAGCTGCTGATGTTGAAGCTAAATTAGGTAGAAATCCAAAAAGCTTTATTAAGTCTATGTGGCCTGGAAGTTTAATTAGCTTAGTAATCCTAATATTATCATTTGGGGTATCGACTCAGTCAGGTACATTAATGATACCTTCATGTCTTCTTTGGTTTATCAGTCCAATAATAGCTTATTTTATAAGCAAGGAGATAAAGCCTAAAGAAAACATTTTAGAACAAGAAGATGTAAAACTATTAAGAAGGTTTAGTAGAAAGACATGGGCTTACTTTGAGGACTTTGTGAATGATGATAACAACTGGCTTGCTCCTGATAATTTTCAAGAGGATCCTCCAAAAGGAGTAGCTACTAGAACATCTCCTACAAATATGGGAATGGGTCTTACTGCTAATTTGGTTGCTTATGATTTAGGCTATATTGGAATGTTAGAAACAGTTGAAAGGCTTGAGAAAATAATTGTTAGCATGGAAGGGTTAGAGCAGTATAAAGGTCACTTTTATAATTGGTATGATACTGTTAGCAAGGAGCCATTATTCCCCAGATATGTCTCAACTGTTGATAGTGGTAACTTGGTAGGATATTTATGGTTAGTTTCTGAAACCTTGGATGAGTATAGAAAATCTATTATGATTAACGTAAATAAAATTCAAGGATTGTATGATACATTTAATTTGACTAATAAAGAAATAGAAGAACTAACAGGAATCAAAGAGCTTAATAATGAAGATATTAATGATATAAATCAGAATGAATTTGATATTATTACTTGGAAAGATATGTTGAATAAATTCAGTAATAGAGTAGCAGAAATAGAGAAATTACAAGATGGAAGACAATTATACTGGAATTCTAAAGCTAAAAAACTAATTGATGGATATAGTAGAGAGCTTGAAGAACTTTTTCCATGGGTAGATATGATATATGAAGATGAGAATGATACATCAAGTATAGTACAAAACCTTAAAAATTTATTATCGCAAACACCACTTTATTTAATTAATTCTGAAATTGAAAAGATTGAAAATGACATAGAAAGAAATATGAGAAATGATAGCTTAGAAGAACGTCAAAAGGATAAAATACATAAACTTAAAGAACTTCTAAATGAGAGTAAAGAAAATGTTTATAAGTTTATTGATAAAATATCAGAATTAAAAGCAAGAATAGATAAAATGGCTGAAGATACTAATTTCACTATGCTATATCATAAAAATAAACATGTATTTGCAATTGGATATGATATTGAAAAAGATTCGTTAAGTAATTCATATTATGATTTACTTGCTTCTGAATCAAGGCAAGCAAGCTTTGTTGCAATAGCCAAAGGTGACGTAGAGCAAGAGCATTGGTTTAACTTGAGTAGAGCAATGACTTTAATAGGTAATAAAAAAGGTCTGGTCTCCTGGAGTGGAACAATGTTTGAGTATTTTATGCCACTGTTGATTCTCAAAAACTATCCAGATACTTTACTTCAAGAAACTTATAATAGTGTTATTTACGGCCAAAAAGGGTACTGCAAAGATAGAAATGTACCATGGGGAATATCAGAATCAGCATTCTATACCTTCGATGCAGCTTTAAATTATCAATATAAGGCATTTGGAGTACCTGGAATAGGTTTGAAAAGAGGGCTATCAAATGAATTAGTAATATCTCCATACTCAACAATTATGGCATTACAGATAGATTTACTAGATTCAATAAACAATATGAAAAGGCTTATTAATGAAGGAATGGATGGAAAGTACGGCTTCTATGAAGCTCTAGATTATACAAAAGAAAGAGTACCTAAAGATTTGAAAAAAGGCATAGTTAAATGCTTTATGGTACATCATCAAGGCATGAGCTTGATGGCGCTAAACAATGTGTTAAATAATAATATTCTACAAGAAAGATTTCATAGAATTCCTAGGGTGAAAGCGACAGAGTTATTACTCCAGGAGAAAATTTCAAAGAGGATAATCTATAATAGAAAACATCAATTTGAGCCAGTAGAGTTTAATATTGAAAAACAACCTATTGTAATAAGAAAGTTTAATACAGCAAATACTCAAAGTCCAGAAACTAATATCATCTCAAATGGCAATTACTCAGTTATGCTAACTAATAGTGGAAGTGGCTATAGTAAGTGTGATGAATTGACTGTTTATAGATGGAGAGAAGACTTGACGCTAGATAATACAGGAATGTTCTTCTATATTAAGAATTTAAACTCAAATGAATATTGGAGTGCTGCATATGAACCTTGTAAAAAAGAAGGAGATAGCTACGAAGTTAAGTTTTCATTAGATAAGACTGAGTTTAAAAGAAAGGATGGAAACTTAAGTACTAAATATGAAATTGCCGTATCACAAGAGGATAATGCAGAAACAAGAAAAATATCAATAACTAACAATAGTGAACATTCAAGGACCATTGAGTTAACAAGTTATATGGAAGTTACACTAGCACCTTATAATGCTGATATTGTACATCCGACTTTTAGTAATCTTTTTATAAGAACAGAATATGTGGGAGAACCAGCTTGTGTTATTGCTAATAGAAGACCAAGAGCTAAAGGACAGAAAAAACCCCATGTAGTTCAAACAGTAGCAGTTCAAGGGAACTTACTAGGAAATATTGAGTATGAAACTAGCAGGGCAAATTTTATTGGAAGAGGTAATGATGTTTCTAGACCATTTGTAATGGAGAATGGAGCTCCTCTTACTAATACAACTGGTGCAGTGTTAGACCCAATAATAAGTATGAGAGTAAGGCTGGAGATTAAAGCAGGTGAAACTGCCAAGGTAGCATTTACATCAGCATTAGGAAATTCAAGGGAAGATGCAATAGAATTAGCAAAGAAGTATAGTCAAATGTTTAACGTAAAGAGAATATTTGAAATGGCATTAACCCAGACACACTTAGAAATGAAGTACTTAGATATTAAGTCTACTCAAGGAAACTTATATCAATATATGGCTTCAAAAATATTATTTATTAATCAGTCTCTGAGAGAACGAGAAAAATACATTAAAGAGATTAGAAAAGCACAATCTTCCTTGTGGCCTTATGGTATATCTGGTGATTTACCTATTTTACTTTTAATATTAAGAAACCAAAAGGATTTAGATTTAGTAAGACAGTTACTTAAGGCACATGAATATTGGTCAGCAAAAGGATTGAAGGTAGATTTAGTCATATTGAATCTTCAAAATACCGTGTATACCCAGCCATTGCAAGATGGAATTAGGGATATGATTACTTCAAGTCATGCAAGAGATAAAGAAAATAAGCCAGGAGGAGTATTTGTTCATAGTAAAGGAACTATGTCTAATGATGATGTGGATTTCCTTATTGCTATAGCAAGACTTGTTATAGATGCTGAAAAAGGCAGCCTTATGGAGCAACTTAAGGTTAAATATAGAAACAATCAAGAGGGAAAATTGCTACCAGTTAGAAGTAAATCATATAATACAAAAGCTTTCAGATTTGATGAAAGAAATTTAGAATACTTTAATGGATATGGTGGTTTTGATGAAGAGATGGATCAATATACTATCATATTAAAAGAGCATAAGAATACTCCAGCGCCTTGGATTAATGTAATTTCAAATGGGGAATTTGGATTCCATATATCTGAAAGTGGAAGTAGCTACACTTGGTATAAGAATAGTAGAGAGAACAAGGTAACTACTTGGTCAAATGATCCAGTAACAGATCCACTAGAAGAAGCTTTATATTTAAGAGATGAGGAGACTGGACAATTGTGGGGGATTACCCCAAAACCTATGAGAGACCAAGGGAAATATATTATTGAACATGGATTTGGATATTCTAGATTTAAACATGAGGCTAATGGAATAATTGGAGAAGTAACGTATTTTGTTCCCATTGATGAGAGTGTTAAGCTAGGAATAGTAAAGCTTAAGAATAACTGTGATGAAAATAGAAGGTTATCATTATCATACTACGCTCATATGGTATTAGGAGTAGTTCCTCAGCAAACAGCTCAATATATATCTACATATTTGCAAGATGGTAAATACATATATGCTCAAAATCCTTACAGTGAACATTTCGGAAGAGCATATGCATATTTAACAATTGCAGGTGGGGAAGAAACATCCTATACAGGAAATCGAACCGAGTTCTTTGGAAGAGGGGGTATAATTGATAGACCGAAAGCTCTAAAGTATGAGAAATTTAGTAATTCTGTTGGTTCAGGCTATGATCCTTGTCTAGCATGTAATACTAAAATAGAAATAAAGCCAGAGGAAGAATTAGAACTTGTGATAATACTAGGACAAAAAGAGAATATAGAAAATATCAATAAGGTTGTTGAGCAATATAGCAATATAGAAGCGTCGGAAGCAAAATTAAAAGAAATTAAGGAATATTGGGAGGAATTGCTCCATAGAATACAAGTTAAAACTCCAGATAAAACTATGGATATATTGCTTAATGGTTGGTTGATGTATCAAACAATATCTTGTAGATATTGGTCTAGAACAGCCTTCTATCAATCTGGTGGAGCAATAGGCTTTAGAGATCAACTTCAAGATGTTATGGCTATTGGATTTTTAAATTCAGAATTTACAAAGGAGCAAATTTTACACAGTGCCACAAGACAATTTGTTGAAGGCGATGTTCAGCATTGGTGGCATCCAGTAGTCAATAGTGGAATAAGAACAAGATTCTCAGATGATCTTTTATGGTTACCATATGTAACAATAGACTATATTAAAAATACTGGTGATTATAGCATATTAGAAGAGGAAGCTGGTTACTTAGAAGATGAACCATTAAAAGAAGGAGAAGATGAGAGATATAAAGTTACTCCTGAGTCAGATAAAAAAGGAAGTATATATGAGCATTGTGTAAGAGCCATAGAAATAGCATTAAAATTTGGACCACACAATATTCCACTAATGGGAAGTGGTGATTGGAATGATGGTATGAGTACCGTTGGAAATGAAGGTAGAGGTGAAAGTGTGTGGTTAGGATGGTTCTTATATAGTATACTTAATGATTTTAAGGAGATATCAAAATATAAAGATGATAATGAAAGAGCAAAGAGATATGAAGAAATGAGAGACTTTATAGGTGAAAATCTTGAGGAGAATGCTTGGGATGGCGGATGGTACAGAAGAGCTTATTTTGATGATGGAACACCATTAGGATCAATTGAAAATGATGAGTGTCAAATTGATTCATTATCTCAATCATGGTCAGTAATCTCAGGAGCGGGAAGAGAATCTAGGGTAGAAGAGGCTATGGCAGCTTTAGAAAGATATCTTGTTAAAGAAAATATGGGAATGGTTCTGTTATTAACTCCAGCATTTAATAATTCTATGCTAGAACCAGGATATATAAAGGGGTATGTGCCAGGAGTTAGGGAGAATGGGGGACAATATACTCATGCAGCAACATGGGTTATACTTGCAATGACTAAGCTAAAGTATAATTATAAAGCTTGGAGAATATTCCACATGATAAACCCAATTAACCACTCCAAGTCATATCTTGAGTGCGAAAGATATAAGGTTGAACCATATGTAATGACTGCTGATATCTATGCAACAGAAGGGCATGAAGGCAGAGGTGGATGGAGCTGGTATACAGGTGCATCTGGATGGATGTATAGAGTTGGTATAGATGGTATACTTGGACTTAAGCTAAAAGAAGGAAAGGGATTTTCAATAGAACCATGCATACCAGATGAATGGAATGGATATGAAATAAACTATAGAAAGGATGGGTGCACTTATCATATACAAGTAAAGAGAGGAGAAACCAAAGAAATATATTTAGATGGAGCTCCTATTAAAGATAATATAATACCATACTTAGATGATGGTGAACATGAGGTTCAAGTAATAATATAG
- a CDS encoding MDR family MFS transporter produces the protein MLNKFNIYKGLPKTIYIVFIVQIINRFGDFVMPFMTLFLIKKLNMPLSMVGIIVMVTSLITIPGSMLGGTFADKLGRKKTYIFAQTASALFLVPCAFLGTSYIIVAFLMISTFFNGAVRPALHAIIADVLPPEKRQAGYSLQYLGINIGVAIGPIVAGFLFNNFLPMLFIGDSLTSFIALGLAYIYIKETKPNLIKGENNPKEKLKKDNIVQILLGKPEILVFLAIYIIFTVVSTQSTFALPLMIDKVFAIDGAEKYGFLMSVNAITVIFLTVFITRLTRRIHSLINILVAIMLYGIGLGMIGIIKSYTLFVISTVIWTIGEILIVTNFGVYLANKSPSDYRARFSAIGSLSWATGASVGTSLGGKYIQKQGIVEVWPLAFVLCSFSAFLMFLLYLHSTKTEKVKAES, from the coding sequence ATGCTTAATAAGTTTAATATATATAAGGGGCTACCGAAAACTATATATATAGTATTCATAGTACAAATAATCAATAGATTTGGTGATTTTGTTATGCCGTTCATGACATTATTCTTAATTAAAAAGTTGAATATGCCATTAAGTATGGTAGGGATAATTGTAATGGTAACATCACTAATAACAATACCTGGATCTATGCTAGGAGGGACTTTTGCAGATAAGTTAGGGAGAAAAAAGACTTATATATTTGCACAAACTGCATCAGCATTATTTCTCGTGCCTTGCGCATTCTTAGGTACATCATACATTATAGTAGCATTTCTTATGATATCAACGTTCTTTAATGGAGCAGTAAGACCAGCCTTGCATGCAATAATTGCAGATGTTTTGCCACCAGAAAAAAGACAAGCAGGATATTCACTTCAATACTTAGGAATAAATATTGGCGTTGCAATTGGTCCTATTGTAGCAGGGTTTCTATTTAATAATTTTCTTCCGATGCTTTTTATAGGAGATTCATTAACATCATTCATTGCATTAGGACTAGCGTATATTTATATAAAAGAAACTAAACCTAATCTTATAAAAGGGGAAAATAATCCTAAAGAAAAACTTAAAAAGGATAATATAGTACAGATCTTATTAGGAAAGCCAGAAATACTAGTATTTTTAGCTATTTATATTATATTTACAGTAGTATCAACTCAGAGTACTTTTGCATTACCTCTGATGATTGATAAGGTATTTGCTATAGACGGTGCAGAAAAATATGGTTTTCTAATGAGCGTTAACGCAATTACAGTTATATTCCTCACAGTTTTTATTACACGATTAACAAGGAGAATACATTCATTAATTAATATTTTGGTTGCAATAATGCTTTATGGAATTGGACTTGGGATGATAGGAATCATAAAGTCATATACACTATTTGTTATATCTACAGTAATATGGACTATAGGAGAAATTCTCATAGTTACAAATTTTGGGGTTTACTTGGCTAATAAAAGTCCTTCAGATTATAGAGCGAGATTTAGTGCAATTGGAAGCTTGAGTTGGGCTACTGGGGCATCAGTGGGTACTTCATTAGGAGGCAAATATATTCAAAAACAAGGAATTGTAGAAGTATGGCCTTTAGCATTTGTTTTATGTTCCTTTTCAGCATTTTTAATGTTTCTTCTTTATCTACACAGTACTAAAACAGAGAAAGTTAAAGCAGAATCATAA